Proteins co-encoded in one Phalacrocorax carbo chromosome 5, bPhaCar2.1, whole genome shotgun sequence genomic window:
- the FZD5 gene encoding frizzled-5 produces MVGRGLPVPLLLGLPLLLGLPAAGRAASKALVCQEITVPMCKGIGYNLTYMPNQFNHDTQDEAGLEVHQFWPLVEIQCSPDLRFFLCSMYTPICLPDYTKPLPPCRSVCERAKAGCSPIMQQYGFAWPERMSCDSLPVLGDTEVLCMGYNRTEATTLPPFFGKPTRPAKDTAKNLTPLGRQRPSGLDCGRTCKCKAPLIPISKESHPLYNRIRTGQVPNCAIPCYQPYFTQDEKTFATFWIGLWSILCFLSTSTTVATFLIDMERFKYPERPIIFLSACYLFVSVGYIVRLVAGHANVACNPEHHHIHYETTGPALCTVVFLLLYFFGMASSIWWVILSLTWFLAAGMKWGNEAIASYAQYFHLAAWLIPSAKSIAVLALSSVDGDPVAGVCYVGNQSLENLRGFVLAPLVVYLFTGSLFLLAGFVSLFRIRSVIKQGGTKTDKLEKLMIRIGIFTVLYTVPATIVIACYIYEQHNREAWERAQNCSCPGDPHRPKPDYAVFMLKYFMCLVVGITSGVWIWSGKTLESWRRFTAHCCRARKPAGASVYGEASPALAGRTVLPSMASYHKQVPLSHV; encoded by the coding sequence ATGGTCGGCcgggggctgccggtgccgctgctgctggggctgccgctgctgctggggctgccggcggcggggcgcgccGCCTCCAAGGCGCTGGTGTGCCAGGAGATCACGGTGCCGATGTGCAAGGGCATCGGCTACAACCTCACCTACATGCCCAACCAGTTCAACCACGACACGCAGGACGAGGCCGGGCTGGAGGTGCACCAGTTCTGGCCGCTGGTGGAGATCCAGTGCTCCCCGGACCTGCGCTTCTTCCTTTGCAGCATGTACACCCCCATCTGCCTGCCCGACTACACCAAGCCGCTGCCCCCCTGCCGCTCCGTCTGCGAGCGGGCCAAGGCCGGCTGCTCGCCCATCATGCAGCAGTACGGCTTCGCCTGGCCTGAGAGGATGAGCTGCGACAGCCTGCCGGTGCTGGGGGACACCGAGGTACTCTGCATGGGATACAACCGCACAGAAGCCACCACCCTGCCACCTTTCTTTGGGAAGCCCACGCGCCCGGCCAAGGACACGGCCAAAAACCTGACGCCGCTCGGCAGACAGCGCCCGTCGGGGCTGGACTGCGGCCGGACTTGCAAGTGCAAAGCACCCCTGATCCCCATCTCCAAGGAGTCCCATCCGCTGTACAACCGCATCCGGACTGGGCAGGTACCCAACTGCGCCATCCCTTGCTACCAGCCCTACTTTACCCAGGATGAGAAAACCTTCGCCACCTTCTGGATCGGCCTCTGGTCCATCCTCTGCTTCCTCTCCACCTCCACCACCGTGGCCACTTTCCTCATCGACATGGAGCGCTTCAAGTACCCCGAACGCCCCAtcatcttcctctctgcttGCTACCTCTTTGTCTCTGTGGGCTACATTGTGCGGCTGGTGGCAGGGCACGCCAACGTGGCTTGCAACCCAGAGCACCACCACATCCACTATGAGACCACGGGCCCAGCTCTCTGCACTGtggttttccttctcctctacTTCTTTGGCATGGCCAGCTCCATCTGGTGGGTCATCCTGTCCCTCACCTGGTTTCTGGCAGCAGGCATGAAGTGGGGCAACGAGGCCATAGCTAGCTACGCACAGTACTTCCATCTGGCTGCCTGGCTCATCCCCAGTGCCAAATCCATCGCTGTACTGGCACTCAGCTCCGTGGATGGTGACCCGGTGGCCGGGGTTTGCTACGTGGGCAACCAGAGCCTGGAGAACCTGCGGGGCTTTGTGCTGGCACCACTGGTGGTTTATCTCTTCACTGGCAGCCTCTTCCTGCTGGCTGGCTTCGTCTCGCTCTTTCGCATTCGCAGTGTAATCAAGCAGGGAGGCACCAAGACTGACAAGTTGGAGAAGCTGATGATCCGCATCGGCATCTTCACCGTGCTCTACACCGTGCCTGCCACCATCGTCATCGCCTGCTACATCTATGAGCAGCACAACCGGGAAGCGTGGGAACGGGCACAGAACTGCTCCTGCCCGGGGGACCCCCACCGCCCCAAGCCCGACTATGCTGTCTTCATGCTCAAGTACTTCATGTGCCTTGTGGTGGGCATCACCTCTGGTGTCTGGATTTGGTCCGGCAAGACACTGGAGTCCTGGAGGCGCTTCACAGCCCATTGCTGCCGGGCCAGGAAGCCCGCGGGCGCCTCCGTGTACGGCGAGGCCAGCCCAGCGCTGGCAGGCAGGACAGTGCTGCCCAGCATGGCCTCCTATCACAAGCAGGTCCCACTGTCCCATGTGTGA